A genome region from Cucurbita pepo subsp. pepo cultivar mu-cu-16 chromosome LG02, ASM280686v2, whole genome shotgun sequence includes the following:
- the LOC111788866 gene encoding MAPK kinase substrate protein At1g80180-like: MEGLQRSAVSFRRQGSSGLVWDDRFLSGELKQTAAAAASENPEAKSTTPAVALEPINTTIERSRSNGGRGYRTGKVSPAIEPPSPKVSACGFCSAFGKPAKKSRRTKTGKRRSR; the protein is encoded by the coding sequence ATGGAGGGTTTGCAGAGATCTGCTGTTTCTTTTCGAAGACAAGGCTCATCGGGACTGGTCTGGGACGACCGGTTTTTATCCGGCGAATTGAAGCaaaccgccgccgccgccgcgtCGGAGAATCCGGAGGCAAAATCGACTACACCGGCGGTGGCACTGGAGCCGATCAATACGACGATCGAGAGGAGCCGATCCAACGGCGGCCGTGGGTACCGAACCGGGAAAGTGTCTCCGGCGATCGAGCCGCCGTCGCCGAAGGTCTCTGCCTGTGGATTCTGCAGCGCCTTTGGGAAGCCGGCGAAGAAGAGCCGCCGGACGAAAACCGGTAAGCGTAGATCGCGATAA
- the LOC111788883 gene encoding transcription initiation factor TFIID subunit 15b-like — MSRPGDWNCRSCQHLNFQRRDMCQRCGDPKSGGGGCDFGALLNGGGRGGSGFGYGGSDVRPGDWYCSIGNCGAHNFASRSSCFKCGAFKDDMSAAAGGFDFDMPRSRGLSPFGFANPAAAAAARTGASAWKSGDWICARSGCNEHNFASRMECFRCSAPKDSY, encoded by the exons aTGAGCAGACCGGGAGACTGGAACTGCAGGTCATGCCAGCACCTCAACTTCCAGAGGAGGGACATGTGCCAGCGCTGCGGGGACCCCAAGTCCGGCGGCGGTGGATGTGACTTTGGAGCTCTGTTAAACGGCGGTGGAAGAGGCGGGTCTGGATTCGGGTACGGCGGCTCCGATGTGAGGCCCGGCGACTGGTATTGCAGCATAGGGAACTGTGGAGCCCACAACTTCGCAAGCAGGTCGAGCTGCTTCAAATGTGGGGCGTTCAAAGACGACATGTCGGCTGCAGCAGGAGGCTTCGACTTCGATATGCCGCGCTCTAGAGGACTGTCCCCTTTTGGTTTTGCCAAtcccgccgccgccgccgccgcccgTACTGGTGCCTCCGCTTGGAAATCCGGTGACTGGATTTGCGCCAG GTCGGGATGCAATGAACATAACTTTGCGAGCAGGATGGAATGCTTTAGATGCAGTGCTCCAAAAGACTCGTACTAA
- the LOC111788518 gene encoding pentatricopeptide repeat-containing protein At1g80150, mitochondrial-like: MVSLRPFRRFFHAGTVIASIETSAAILNRVQNSKPLEEPALIKLKAERDPEKLFHLFKANAHNRLVIENRFAFEDTVSRLAGARRFDYIEHLLEHQKTLPQGRREGFIIRIIMLYGKAEMIKHAVDTFYDMHLYGCHRTVKSFNAVLKVMMKTRDLGALEAFLRETPEKFNIELDIISVNIVVKGFCDMGILNRAYLLMLEMEKLGIRPDVVTYTTLISAFYKANQCEISNGLWNLMVLRGCLPNLASFNVRIQYLVDRRRAWEANKLMNVMKNIGIVPDEITYNLVMKGFCRAGFLEMAKRVYSALHGNGYKPNVKIYQTMIHYLCRSGDFNLSYTMCKDAMNKNWFPNIDTLHSVLTALKKMGQPGKAQLILTLATKRVPPFTTSQLEALNTTLVNS; the protein is encoded by the coding sequence ATGGTCTCTCTGCGACCCTTTCGCAGATTCTTCCATGCTGGTACCGTCATTGCATCAATAGAGACTTCTGCAGCTATATTGAATCGAGTTCAGAACTCGAAACCTCTCGAAGAACCTGCCctcataaaactaaaagctGAACGGGACCCCGAAAAGCTGTTCCATCTGTTCAAAGCCAATGCGCACAATCGACTTGTGATTGAGAATCGATTTGCATTTGAAGATACTGTGTCTCGGCTGGCTGGAGCTCGTCGCTTTGATTACATTGAACATTTACTTGAGCATCAGAAGACACTTCCACAAGGACGCCGTGAAGGATTCATTATAAGAATCATAATGTTATATGGAAAGGCTGAGATGATCAAGCATGCTGTTGATACCTTTTATGATATGCACTTATATGGCTGCCATAGGACTGTGAAATCATTTAATGCTGTTCTTAAGGTTATGATGAAGACTCGTGATTTAGGAGCCCTTGAGGCATTTTTAAGAGAAACTcctgaaaaattcaatatcGAGTTGGATATTATTTCTGTTAACATTGTTGTGAAGGGTTTTTGTGATATGGGTATTTTAAATAGAGCTTATCTTCTCATGTTAGAGATGGAGAAGTTGGGAATAAGACCAGATGTGGTTACATATACTACGTTAATTTCAGCTTTTTACAAGGCCAATCAATGCGAAATTAGTAATGGTCTGTGGAATCTAATGGTTTTGAGAGGTTGTTTGCCCAATCTTGCTTCTTTCAATGTGAGAATTCAATATTTGGTTGACAGGAGACGAGCTTGGGAGGCTAATAAATTGATGAATGTGATGAAGAACATTGGGATTGTACCAGATGAGATTACTTACAATCTGGTAATGAAAGGTTTCTGCAGAGCTGGGTTTCTTGAAATGGCTAAAAGGGTTTATTCTGCTTTGCATGGGAATGGATATAAACCAAATGTCAAAATTTATCAAACTATGATTCATTATCTGTGCAGAAGTGGGGATTTCAACCTGTCATATACAATGTGCAAAGATGCCATGAACAAGAATTGGTTTCCAAACATTGATACACTTCACTCTGTACTTACAGCCCTCAAGAAGATGGGGCAGCCTGGGAAGGCTCAATTGATACTCACATTGGCTACCAAAAGGGTACCTCCTTTCACTACTTCTCAGTTAGAAGCTTTGAATACCACGCTGGTCAATAGCTGA
- the LOC111788521 gene encoding signal peptidase complex catalytic subunit SEC11A-like encodes MGWIGETMDSIKSLQIRQVLSQAVSLGMIVTSALIIWKALMCITGSESPVVVVLSGSMEPGFKRGDILFLHMSKDPIRAGEIVVFNVDGREIPIVHRVIKVHERPDTGEVDVLTKGDNNYGDDRLLYAQGQLWLQRHHIMGRAVGFLPYVGWVTIIMTEKPIIKYILIGALGLLVITSKD; translated from the exons ATGGGGTGGATCGGAGAAACCATGGATTCCATCAAATCCCTTCAGATTCGTCAGGTTCTCTCCCAGGCCGTCAGTCTCG GCATGATTGTAACATCTGCACTCATAATATGGAAGGCATTGATGTGCATTACTGGAAGTGAGTCGCccgttgttgttgttctcTCTGGGAGCATGGAACCAGGGTTTAAGAGG GGGGACATCTTATTCTTACACATGAGTAAGGATCCTATCCGTGCAGGAGAGATTGTTGTCTTTAATGTCGAT GGTCGTGAAATTCCAATCGTTCATCGTGTCATTAAG GTTCATGAGCGGCCAGATACGGGAGAAGTTGATGTTCTTACCAAAG ggGATAATAACTATGGGGATGATAGGCTTTTATATGCTCAAGGTCAGCTTTGGCTTCAGCGGCATCATATCATGGGAAGAGCAGTTGG GTTTTTACCTTATGTTGGTTGGGTGACTATTATTATGACCGAGAAGCCGATAATTAAG TATATTCTGATTGGAGCTTTGGGGCTTCTTGTCATAACTTCAAAGGACTAA
- the LOC111788510 gene encoding LOW QUALITY PROTEIN: uncharacterized protein LOC111788510 (The sequence of the model RefSeq protein was modified relative to this genomic sequence to represent the inferred CDS: inserted 2 bases in 2 codons; deleted 1 base in 1 codon), protein MSEDSLDSGAVVETLKXFVRPCYVSHLWYEDVSRGCPVTFLHMPDCVARQLKEAKLKLLEAGSSLRIGVLATNAIFSAGYYKEKLQNEYVLLPNRSTMEHTAIPAIEALNRNDIEERNSLRISLQVLYGXGLSTVILVSDYMRDLLPRDAPLLKKCINPINALARSTIPCLQVWSASDGFGPLHGYKVVFNCLQVWSDIVT, encoded by the exons ATGAGTGAGGATAGCCTGGACTCTGGAGCTGTAGTGGAGACTTTGA ACTTTGTTAGGCCTTGTTATGTATCTCATTTATGGTATGAAGATGTTTCAAGAGGGTGTCCTGTTACATTCCTTCACATGCCTGATTGTGTTGCTAGACAGCTCAAGGAAGCTAAGTTGAAGCTACTTGAAGCTGGGAGTTCACTACGGATAGGAGTTCTTGCAACTAATGCAATTTTC AGTGCTGGATATTATAAGGAGAAACTGCAGAATGAA tacgttctcctccccaatcgat CAACTATGGAACATACCGCAATTCCTGCTATTGAGGCTTTAAACAGGAATGATATAGAAGAACGGAATTCACTAAGAATTTCACTTCAAGTTCTTTATG GAGGGCTGTCAACTGTCATCCTTGTCTCTGATTATATGCGAGATCTTTTGCCTCGGGATGCTCCCCTTCTTAAGAAATGCATCAACCCTATAAATGCATTAGCAAGGTCCACTATCCCTTGTTTACAAGTTTGGTCTGCTAGTGATGGGTTTGGACCGTTACATGGTTACAAGGTAGTTTTTAATTGTTTACAAGTTTGGTCTGACATAGTAACTTAG
- the LOC111788520 gene encoding peptide deformylase 1A, chloroplastic/mitochondrial, with protein sequence METVHRFSFRLLPFSLAERCLKPSSATPRFRNLICGPTSSSNHIPKLIPARKSYSSSFSPIAKAGWFLGLGDKNKTSLPKIVNAGDPVLHEPAREVDPKEIGSDKIQKIIDDMVVAMRNAPGVGLAATQIGIPLRIIVLEDTKEYISYAPKEEIKAQDRRPFDLLVIINPKLKSKSNKTALFFEGCLSVDGFRAVVERHLDVEVVGLDRYGSRIKVDASGWQARILQHECDHLDGTLYVDKMVPRTFRTAENLTLPLAEGCPRLGVR encoded by the exons ATGGAGACAGTTCACCGATTCTCCTTTCGTCTCTTACCATTCTCTCTCGCCGAAAGGTGTTTGAAGCCTTCTTCAGCCACACCCAGGTTTCGAAATCTCATTTGCGGACCCACTTCTTCATCGAATCACATTCCCAAGCTCATTCCGGCCCGGAAATCGTACAGTTCGTCCTTTTCTCCAATTGCGAAGGCTGGTTGGTTTCTGGGTCTCggagacaaaaacaaaactagtTTACCCAAGATTGTGAACGCTGGAGACCCAGTTCTGCACGAACCCGCTCGTGAAGTTGATCCGAAGGAAATAGGGTCCGATAAGATTCAGAAGATTATCGACGATATGGTTGTGGCCATGAGGAACGCTCCTGGAGTGGGTCTTGCAGCTACCCAGATTGGAATTCCATTAAGG ATAATTGTTTTGGAAGACACTAAAGAATACATCAGTTATGCACCCAAGGAGGAGATCAAAGCACAAGATAGGCGACCTTTTGATCTTCTG GTGATCATAAACCCAAAGCTAAAAAGTAAAAGCAACAAGACTGCACTGTTTTTTGAAGGCTGCCTAAG TGTTGATGGATTTAGAGCAGTGGTGGAGCGCCATCTTGACGTCGAGGTAGTCGGTCTTGATCGATATGGAAGTCGTATCAAGGTGGATGCTTCAGGTTGGCAGGCTCGGATTTTACAGCACGAATGTGATCATTTGGATGGAACTCTTTATGTCGACAAGATGGTGCCTCGAACATTCAGAACAGCCGAAAATTTGACCTTGCCTCTTGCTGAGGGTTGCCCCAGGCTCGGAGTTCGCTAG